Proteins encoded within one genomic window of Lampris incognitus isolate fLamInc1 chromosome 1, fLamInc1.hap2, whole genome shotgun sequence:
- the stx2b gene encoding syntaxin-2 isoform X2 translates to MKDRLGELTASRTQGQDDAAAVNHDRDGFMEGFFRRVEEVRGLIDKLSYQVGEVRKIHSMILSAPNPDDRTKDELDTLTHNIKENANVVRAKLKSMEQSFPKDDIANRTSVDYRIQKTQHTVLSRKFVEVMTQYNETQVSFRERSKGRIQRQLEITGRVTTSEELEDMLESGNPSIFTSDIFSDSQITRQALNEIESRHQDIIRLESSIRELHTMFMDMAMLVETQGDMVNNIENNVSNAAEYIGHAKEETKKAVRYQRKSRRKITYLVVCGVASFILLLIILVAIFE, encoded by the exons ATGAAGGACCGACTGGGAGAATTAACTGCT AGCAGGACTCAAGGACAGGACGATGCTGCTGCAGTCAACCATGACAGAGACGGCTTCATGGAGGGCTTTTTCAGAAGG GTGGAAGAAGTTAGGGGACTCATTGACAAGCTCTCCTACCAAGTGGGAGAAGTGAGAAAGATACACAGCATGATCTTGTCTGCACCCAATCCAGATGATA GGACAAAGGACGAACTTGACACGTTGACTCACAATATCAAAGAGAATGCCAATGTTGTGCGAGCGAAACTAAAAT CTATGGAGCAAAGTTTTCCTAAGGATGACATTGCTAATAGGACCTCAGTGGACTACAGGATCCAGAAAACACAG CACACAGTTCTGTCCAGGAAGTTTGTGGAGGTCATGACTCAGTACAATGAGACTCAAGTGTCCTTTAGAGAAAGAAGCAAAGGAAGGATCCAAAGACAGCTGGAGATAA CTGGAAGAGTTACTACCAGTGAGGAGTTGGAGGACATGCTAGAGAGCGGAAACCCTTCCATCTTCACATCTGAT ATATTTTCTGATTCTCAGATCACGCGACAGGCCTTGAATGAGATAGAGTCACGGCACCAGGACATCATTCGTCTGGAATCCAGCATCAGAGAGCTCCATACTATGTTCATGGACATGGCAATGTTGGTAGAGACTCAG GGGGATATGGTCAACAACATTGAGAACAACGTTTCCAATGCAGCTGAATATATTGGCCATGCAAAAGAAGAGACCAAAAAAGCAGTGAGATACCAGAGAAAATCTCGGAGG AAAATTACCTACCTTGTCGTGTGTGGCGTGGCAAGTTTCATCCTTTTACTCATCATTTTAGTTGCAATTTTTGAATGA
- the stx2b gene encoding syntaxin-2 isoform X1, protein MKDRLGELTASRTQGQDDAAAVNHDRDGFMEGFFRRVEEVRGLIDKLSYQVGEVRKIHSMILSAPNPDDRTKDELDTLTHNIKENANVVRAKLKSMEQSFPKDDIANRTSVDYRIQKTQHTVLSRKFVEVMTQYNETQVSFRERSKGRIQRQLEITGRVTTSEELEDMLESGNPSIFTSDIFSDSQITRQALNEIESRHQDIIRLESSIRELHTMFMDMAMLVETQGDMVNNIENNVSNAAEYIGHAKEETKKAVRYQRKSRRNYIILAFALLILLAVIALIVGLSVGLTKPPV, encoded by the exons ATGAAGGACCGACTGGGAGAATTAACTGCT AGCAGGACTCAAGGACAGGACGATGCTGCTGCAGTCAACCATGACAGAGACGGCTTCATGGAGGGCTTTTTCAGAAGG GTGGAAGAAGTTAGGGGACTCATTGACAAGCTCTCCTACCAAGTGGGAGAAGTGAGAAAGATACACAGCATGATCTTGTCTGCACCCAATCCAGATGATA GGACAAAGGACGAACTTGACACGTTGACTCACAATATCAAAGAGAATGCCAATGTTGTGCGAGCGAAACTAAAAT CTATGGAGCAAAGTTTTCCTAAGGATGACATTGCTAATAGGACCTCAGTGGACTACAGGATCCAGAAAACACAG CACACAGTTCTGTCCAGGAAGTTTGTGGAGGTCATGACTCAGTACAATGAGACTCAAGTGTCCTTTAGAGAAAGAAGCAAAGGAAGGATCCAAAGACAGCTGGAGATAA CTGGAAGAGTTACTACCAGTGAGGAGTTGGAGGACATGCTAGAGAGCGGAAACCCTTCCATCTTCACATCTGAT ATATTTTCTGATTCTCAGATCACGCGACAGGCCTTGAATGAGATAGAGTCACGGCACCAGGACATCATTCGTCTGGAATCCAGCATCAGAGAGCTCCATACTATGTTCATGGACATGGCAATGTTGGTAGAGACTCAG GGGGATATGGTCAACAACATTGAGAACAACGTTTCCAATGCAGCTGAATATATTGGCCATGCAAAAGAAGAGACCAAAAAAGCAGTGAGATACCAGAGAAAATCTCGGAGG AATTACATTATCCTTGCCTTTGCTCTGTTGATCCTGCTTGCTGTTATCGCACTAATTGTTGGCCTATCTGTTGGACTAACCAAACCACCTGTTTGA